A part of Magnetospirillum sp. ME-1 genomic DNA contains:
- a CDS encoding methyl-accepting chemotaxis protein, giving the protein METTLGSYARTLSLGMLVPSAICLLAGTFGLLGGSSIALWVVIAVSLLGVVGGVKIGGSARRMAGDLSTAIHVLSRSASGDLNARILDVRGSDGIGALQHSINRLLDLAEAFGKEAFAAVESANHGRYYRRIITTGLRGDFVLYAKTINQALKRMEARDAEFIAFANNQVKPVVNAVAAAATELEASSGAMSAQSTDTSHQAMTVAAAAEQASVNVQAVASAVEEFSASIKEISAQVHRAAAVASEAAGVASRTDTTVHGLNEAAERIGAIVSLINDIAAQTNLLALNATIEAARAGDAGKGFAVVANEVKNLANQTARATEDITSQVAHIQQVAAEAIQAIDEITRTVSQIEETSSAVAGAVEEQNAVTLEIARNVAEAATGTSAVSSAIITVQATAAEATESAGQVADAASELSRQSENLSREVDGFIARIGGR; this is encoded by the coding sequence ATGGAAACGACCCTCGGCTCATATGCCCGAACCTTATCCCTTGGGATGCTGGTTCCTTCGGCGATCTGCTTACTGGCGGGAACATTCGGGCTGCTTGGTGGTTCGAGCATCGCCCTTTGGGTCGTGATCGCGGTATCCCTGCTTGGCGTTGTCGGAGGCGTCAAGATCGGTGGTTCTGCTCGACGAATGGCAGGTGATCTGTCCACTGCGATCCACGTGCTCAGCCGGTCCGCCAGTGGTGATCTCAACGCTCGGATTCTGGACGTTCGAGGCAGCGATGGCATTGGAGCCTTGCAACACAGCATCAACCGTTTGCTGGACCTCGCTGAAGCCTTTGGAAAAGAGGCGTTTGCCGCCGTCGAGTCCGCCAATCATGGTCGGTATTACCGCCGGATCATCACCACGGGTTTGCGTGGCGATTTCGTTCTGTACGCCAAGACCATCAATCAAGCTTTGAAGCGAATGGAAGCCAGAGACGCAGAGTTCATCGCCTTTGCCAACAATCAGGTAAAGCCGGTCGTGAACGCCGTGGCTGCCGCAGCGACAGAATTGGAAGCATCTTCGGGGGCCATGTCGGCACAGTCCACCGACACCAGCCACCAAGCCATGACGGTTGCCGCAGCGGCAGAACAAGCCTCGGTCAACGTCCAGGCCGTGGCCTCTGCCGTGGAGGAGTTCTCCGCCTCCATTAAGGAGATCAGTGCCCAGGTCCACCGTGCTGCCGCCGTAGCCTCCGAAGCAGCCGGTGTCGCGTCTCGTACCGATACGACGGTCCATGGCCTCAATGAGGCCGCCGAACGAATTGGTGCCATTGTCAGCTTGATCAATGACATTGCCGCCCAAACCAATCTTCTGGCTCTCAATGCCACAATCGAAGCGGCTCGTGCCGGTGATGCCGGGAAGGGCTTTGCCGTGGTGGCGAATGAGGTCAAAAACTTAGCGAACCAAACGGCCAGAGCAACCGAAGACATCACCTCCCAGGTGGCACATATCCAGCAGGTCGCCGCCGAAGCTATCCAGGCGATTGATGAAATCACTCGAACCGTATCCCAGATCGAGGAAACATCCTCCGCCGTGGCCGGTGCCGTGGAAGAGCAAAATGCGGTCACCTTGGAAATCGCACGTAATGTCGCGGAAGCTGCAACCGGAACGTCCGCAGTATCCTCAGCGATCATCACGGTTCAAGCGACTGCCGCTGAAGCTACCGAATCCGCTGGTCAGGTTGCTGATGCTGCATCAGAATTGTCACGGCAGTCTGAAAATCTTAGCCGCGAGGTTGATGGCTTTATCGCCCGAATTGGCGGGCGGTAA
- a CDS encoding bacteriohemerythrin, translated as MGISMPSEQANEPGIAVNRSNISIFEFSPEMSVGNETIDADHKAFFELAKLLHGTLSGGERGVIVLSSLAILEEYVDGHFLREEKAMRKVSYSNFAEHRLKHNQFRARIKAISEVFQQGITSAADDLPPLVVHWLRSHIANEDQRYKRWINNSAVDNRPLVYLAMEAEHET; from the coding sequence ATGGGTATTTCTATGCCAAGTGAACAAGCCAATGAACCGGGTATAGCCGTAAATAGATCGAACATTTCAATTTTTGAATTTTCACCAGAAATGTCTGTTGGAAATGAAACAATTGATGCAGATCACAAGGCATTCTTCGAGCTTGCAAAATTACTACACGGTACCTTGAGTGGCGGCGAACGAGGCGTGATCGTATTAAGCTCATTGGCGATTCTTGAAGAGTATGTCGATGGTCATTTCCTTCGCGAAGAAAAAGCTATGCGTAAGGTCAGTTATTCGAATTTTGCTGAACATCGCCTCAAGCACAATCAATTCCGTGCCCGGATCAAGGCGATTTCAGAGGTTTTCCAGCAAGGCATTACATCCGCAGCCGATGACCTTCCGCCCTTGGTTGTCCACTGGCTACGCAGCCACATTGCAAATGAAGACCAGAGATATAAACGTTGGATAAATAATTCCGCTGTTGATAATCGCCCGCTGGTCTATCTGGCGATGGAAGCCGAGCATGAAACCTAA
- a CDS encoding bacteriohemerythrin: MLELTDDLRIGHPIIDADHQRLIDIINEFNDHSASLNNEKLMHETLKALLSYGREHFAREEKIQRECMYPYHNMHFHEHKALLEQVQDIARTYFIAKTRPLNERSISELNEFLKTWLIGHVKKFDTNLREWVAPSNECLEPDGEQKLFRLPCSDVAALVIDDDATSRTLLVKLLSVMGASVVLEASNAIEGLQLAFSDPVPDIIITDLNMEPMDGFSVVAAVRASQKEYISCIPVIIFSATDDNDLMAKSMAIGATGAFKKPFNPRDLSKFLFHVLKKRPDKS, encoded by the coding sequence ATGCTTGAGCTAACCGACGACCTTCGCATCGGGCACCCCATCATTGATGCTGATCATCAACGTCTTATAGACATTATTAATGAATTCAACGACCACTCGGCGTCGCTAAACAATGAAAAGTTGATGCATGAAACTCTTAAGGCATTGCTTTCTTATGGCCGGGAGCATTTTGCCAGGGAAGAGAAGATTCAGCGGGAGTGCATGTATCCCTACCACAATATGCATTTTCATGAGCACAAGGCCCTGTTGGAGCAGGTTCAGGACATTGCCAGGACATATTTTATCGCAAAAACACGGCCACTTAATGAGCGATCGATTTCGGAATTAAACGAGTTTCTAAAGACTTGGCTTATTGGACATGTGAAAAAGTTTGATACAAATTTGCGGGAGTGGGTGGCCCCTTCAAATGAATGCCTGGAACCTGACGGTGAGCAGAAATTGTTCCGCCTGCCGTGTTCGGACGTGGCGGCACTCGTAATTGATGACGATGCAACAAGCAGAACATTGTTGGTTAAGTTGTTATCTGTGATGGGGGCTTCCGTCGTGCTTGAGGCGTCCAATGCAATTGAAGGGCTTCAATTGGCATTCAGTGATCCTGTCCCGGATATCATAATAACGGACCTGAATATGGAGCCAATGGACGGATTTTCCGTTGTTGCCGCGGTTAGAGCAAGTCAGAAAGAATATATTTCTTGTATTCCAGTTATTATATTTTCAGCTACGGATGACAACGATCTAATGGCAAAGTCGATGGCTATTGGTGCAACAGGGGCATTTAAGAAGCCATTTAATCCAAGAGATTTATCGAAGTTCTTGTTCCATGTTCTAAAAAAGCGGCCCGATAAATCGTAG
- a CDS encoding hemerythrin family protein: MAIVASSSFDVNALVAIENAATRKLIVSVMRECGFVVQEETKDISHTMLHLEHGNASNINIILCDKLGGTGHLKVLKHVRWGEGPPPQSLPVIALDNQWTADELIAARDGGISASLTLPITRHSLQMAITAAMTTQKAFISSPAFHGPDRRSAIMKGYKGPFRRADDTLTRRQEGSPVIAPSADQRQVKPRGKPREAIAPSSSVDMKAEIGWSTAIATGRDDIDDQHRKIIDFLKILGATSSAEYENKAVDDVIDGLSDYVKMHFKHEESLMDSFDYDERDKHKRIHAGFVEKLDGINRDDLHNGSGSEKLFFIIYNWLVTHIVSIDRIMIAKMNGEYDDGIGSETVHKQTGIVIENAYELAARIMNVNLQTSSTTDDSHKKRILYDISTSTERLINLMELADSRVQVSGCSNFQLKRLGEIRHALTKSADSLAVTAAKKIVRLCSDILSGKQGIPLGIGDILRRQMGRVASLAAVIGGLDAMSSTAKSAAIEANELAGKILEMELGSAASLQDFDIVEK; encoded by the coding sequence ATGGCAATCGTAGCCTCGTCCTCATTTGACGTTAATGCACTCGTCGCCATCGAAAATGCCGCGACAAGAAAGCTTATTGTTTCTGTGATGCGTGAGTGTGGCTTTGTCGTTCAGGAAGAAACAAAAGACATTAGTCACACGATGCTGCACCTTGAGCATGGAAACGCATCAAACATAAATATCATCCTGTGCGATAAGCTTGGTGGAACTGGGCATCTAAAGGTTTTGAAGCATGTCCGCTGGGGAGAAGGGCCCCCCCCTCAATCCCTTCCCGTAATCGCCCTGGATAACCAGTGGACCGCCGATGAGCTAATCGCGGCAAGAGACGGGGGCATATCCGCTTCGCTCACCCTACCCATAACCCGACATTCGCTTCAAATGGCGATCACGGCTGCAATGACTACGCAGAAGGCTTTTATTTCTTCTCCGGCCTTCCATGGGCCGGACAGACGCTCGGCGATTATGAAGGGCTACAAAGGGCCGTTTAGACGGGCGGATGATACCCTGACCCGCCGTCAAGAAGGCTCCCCTGTGATTGCTCCTTCCGCAGATCAGCGGCAGGTCAAGCCGCGAGGTAAGCCCCGAGAGGCAATAGCCCCTTCATCTTCGGTCGATATGAAGGCTGAAATTGGTTGGTCTACGGCGATTGCCACTGGCCGGGACGACATCGATGATCAACACCGCAAAATTATCGATTTCCTGAAAATACTCGGGGCAACTTCAAGTGCGGAGTATGAAAATAAGGCCGTCGATGACGTCATCGATGGGCTTTCAGATTATGTGAAAATGCATTTTAAGCACGAAGAGTCTCTCATGGACTCCTTTGATTATGATGAAAGAGATAAGCACAAACGTATTCATGCGGGCTTCGTTGAGAAGCTTGACGGAATCAATCGCGATGACCTTCATAATGGCAGCGGAAGTGAGAAACTATTCTTTATAATATATAATTGGCTTGTCACGCATATTGTTAGCATTGACCGCATCATGATCGCCAAGATGAATGGCGAATATGATGATGGCATTGGCAGCGAGACTGTACACAAGCAAACTGGCATCGTGATAGAAAATGCGTATGAGTTAGCGGCAAGAATTATGAACGTCAACCTCCAGACAAGCTCAACGACAGATGATAGTCATAAAAAAAGGATACTGTATGATATTTCGACATCAACAGAGAGATTGATTAACCTTATGGAGCTTGCGGATTCTCGTGTACAGGTGAGCGGATGCTCTAATTTTCAGCTTAAACGACTGGGCGAGATACGGCATGCACTGACGAAAAGTGCGGATTCTCTGGCCGTGACGGCTGCAAAAAAAATTGTACGGCTTTGCAGTGATATTTTGTCCGGCAAGCAGGGCATTCCCCTTGGGATCGGGGATATCTTGCGGCGACAAATGGGCCGGGTGGCAAGCTTGGCTGCGGTAATCGGTGGATTGGACGCTATGAGTTCCACCGCAAAATCAGCAGCCATCGAGGCAAATGAGTTGGCCGGGAAAATCTTGGAAATGGAACTCGGATCAGCCGCGTCTTTGCAGGACTTTGATATTGTCGAAAAATAG
- a CDS encoding bacteriohemerythrin → MIGSEDDMLKLTQDMMIGHPIIDADHKKLISIINQFLVTAKICETLEGEVNGQNEAAMHVTLKQLIAYTHEHFEREEKIQRECMYPYFDMHAREHRVLKTQLEEMASAYFITKSRKVNRQSLNEMSEFLRMWLFNHIMKFDMNYRDWVCPKGN, encoded by the coding sequence TTGATCGGCAGCGAGGACGATATGCTCAAGCTCACGCAAGATATGATGATCGGACACCCGATTATTGACGCCGATCATAAGAAGCTCATCAGCATAATAAATCAATTCTTGGTAACTGCGAAAATATGCGAAACATTAGAGGGGGAGGTTAATGGGCAGAATGAAGCTGCGATGCATGTGACGCTGAAGCAGCTAATCGCCTACACACATGAGCACTTTGAGAGAGAAGAAAAAATACAAAGAGAGTGCATGTATCCATATTTCGACATGCACGCCAGAGAACATCGCGTTTTGAAGACTCAGCTTGAGGAAATGGCATCAGCCTATTTCATCACGAAGTCGAGGAAGGTCAACCGTCAATCACTTAACGAAATGAGCGAATTTTTAAGAATGTGGCTGTTTAATCATATTATGAAGTTTGACATGAACTACAGAGACTGGGTTTGCCCAAAGGGTAATTAG
- a CDS encoding response regulator codes for MFPRIRRALVVDDAKPMRELIRIALGSFHCLDVIEVEDGTLAFGAANIVSLEDGELTDGSTDIVFLDWMMPMLDGIACTKLIRSGGLDGFNADVPIVMVTARTEDECERTALDAGVTVFVKKPVSLRSLSAGIAEALTKTPQKVLA; via the coding sequence ATGTTTCCACGAATCAGAAGGGCCTTGGTCGTTGATGACGCTAAGCCGATGCGGGAACTGATCAGAATCGCTCTGGGTTCCTTTCATTGCCTCGATGTCATCGAAGTGGAGGATGGTACGCTCGCATTCGGTGCCGCCAACATCGTCAGCCTTGAAGACGGCGAATTGACTGATGGCAGCACGGATATCGTTTTCCTCGACTGGATGATGCCCATGCTTGACGGCATAGCCTGCACCAAGCTGATCCGTTCAGGCGGGCTTGATGGCTTTAATGCCGATGTTCCAATCGTCATGGTTACGGCCAGGACAGAAGATGAATGCGAGAGAACGGCTTTGGATGCGGGCGTCACCGTTTTTGTCAAGAAACCCGTCTCACTTCGCTCACTTTCCGCCGGAATTGCTGAAGCCCTGACCAAAACACCTCAGAAGGTGCTGGCGTAG
- a CDS encoding MucR family transcriptional regulator yields the protein MIKSVYSTLAATDNPASAPAERQQPAVSVKRSVTPDYIVCLECGDRQKMLKRHLTTGHGLTADEYRAKWALPRDYPLVAPEYAARRSEFAKAVGLGYSRTNRKPKSAT from the coding sequence CTGATCAAGTCCGTTTATTCGACTTTAGCCGCTACGGACAACCCTGCTTCAGCACCGGCTGAACGGCAGCAACCTGCCGTTTCGGTGAAGCGGTCGGTGACCCCCGATTACATTGTCTGTTTGGAATGTGGTGATCGGCAAAAGATGCTTAAGCGACACCTCACGACTGGGCATGGGCTGACTGCCGACGAGTACCGGGCCAAGTGGGCTTTGCCCAGGGATTACCCTCTCGTCGCCCCGGAATACGCCGCACGCAGATCGGAGTTTGCGAAAGCTGTTGGGCTGGGCTATTCCCGGACGAACCGGAAGCCCAAATCAGCCACCTGA
- a CDS encoding HU family DNA-binding protein: protein MNKSELINAVADGANMTKADAGSAIDAVFEAITTAMKSGDDVRLVGFGTFSVSARPAREGRNPQTGKTLTIAASKSAKFTAGKSLKDTINGR, encoded by the coding sequence ATGAACAAGTCTGAATTGATCAATGCCGTCGCCGATGGTGCCAACATGACCAAGGCCGACGCGGGAAGTGCTATCGACGCCGTATTTGAAGCCATCACCACCGCCATGAAGTCCGGTGATGATGTGCGTCTGGTTGGCTTCGGAACTTTCTCGGTTTCTGCCCGTCCTGCACGTGAAGGCAGGAATCCGCAGACTGGCAAGACCCTCACCATCGCGGCCAGCAAGTCTGCCAAATTCACCGCCGGAAAGAGCCTCAAGGACACCATCAATGGCCGATGA
- a CDS encoding ATP-binding protein has product MSSHKEATVKIAHLTDIYAALSQTNKAIIRSKSRQELFDAIVRISVDFGHFRMAWIGVVDDASRAIVPVAWAGEGIAYLDGLKVSADADSPYGQGPSGQCIRAGEHRVAENFFGTQITAPWQKRAAFFNFNSSAAFPLKNQGKTIGTLSLYSDVPEFFTDDLIELLTEMTDEISFALDRMDLEASHRQHEAEQKELVERLMASNTELERFAYVASHDLQEPLRTIVSFAQLLDRHLGDKLPPEDRENFEFVVGAAKRMGLLINDLLAFSRVSAKGVSFSRISLTAACSAAQDNLREVIAQNHAEITVGQLPEVIGDDVQLMQVFQNLIGNAVKFRHPDRKPVISIEAEQKDGKWQIAVRDNGIGIADTSQDIFEIFRRLHAGNQYPGSGVGLAICKRIITQHGGQIWVESEPGHGATFRFTLPV; this is encoded by the coding sequence ATGAGTTCGCACAAGGAGGCCACAGTTAAGATTGCTCACTTGACGGATATTTATGCGGCTTTGAGCCAAACCAACAAGGCCATCATTCGCAGCAAAAGCCGCCAGGAACTCTTTGATGCCATCGTTCGAATCTCGGTGGATTTCGGGCATTTTCGCATGGCGTGGATTGGCGTGGTCGATGACGCGAGCCGAGCAATAGTTCCAGTAGCTTGGGCTGGTGAGGGGATTGCCTATTTAGATGGCCTGAAAGTGTCCGCTGATGCTGATAGTCCTTATGGGCAAGGGCCATCAGGACAATGCATTCGTGCTGGCGAGCACCGCGTTGCTGAAAATTTCTTTGGAACCCAGATAACAGCACCTTGGCAGAAGAGAGCGGCGTTCTTTAATTTTAATTCATCGGCCGCATTTCCACTAAAAAATCAGGGAAAAACTATTGGTACATTGTCACTTTACTCAGATGTTCCGGAATTCTTTACTGACGACCTCATCGAACTTCTGACGGAGATGACCGATGAAATTTCATTTGCCTTGGACCGAATGGACCTGGAGGCAAGTCATCGTCAGCACGAAGCCGAGCAGAAAGAACTGGTCGAACGCTTGATGGCATCCAATACGGAATTGGAACGCTTTGCCTATGTCGCATCTCATGACCTCCAAGAGCCACTGAGAACCATCGTCTCTTTTGCACAATTGCTGGATCGCCATCTGGGCGACAAGCTTCCACCGGAAGACCGAGAAAATTTTGAATTCGTCGTAGGTGCAGCAAAGCGGATGGGGCTGCTGATCAACGACCTTTTGGCATTTTCCAGAGTTTCGGCAAAAGGTGTCTCGTTCTCCCGCATCTCACTGACGGCTGCATGTTCAGCGGCACAGGATAATCTCAGAGAGGTCATTGCCCAGAATCACGCGGAAATCACTGTGGGCCAGCTTCCCGAGGTGATCGGCGATGATGTCCAATTGATGCAGGTGTTTCAGAACCTGATCGGCAACGCTGTCAAGTTCCGCCATCCTGACCGTAAGCCTGTAATATCCATTGAAGCTGAGCAGAAAGACGGCAAATGGCAGATTGCTGTCCGCGACAATGGCATCGGCATTGCAGACACCTCCCAGGATATTTTTGAGATTTTCCGGCGGCTCCATGCTGGAAATCAATATCCAGGAAGTGGCGTTGGACTTGCGATCTGCAAGCGGATCATCACGCAGCATGGTGGGCAAATTTGGGTGGAGTCAGAACCTGGGCATGGAGCCACCTTCAGGTTCACACTGCCGGTGTAG
- a CDS encoding IS1380 family transposase, translated as MEMAAGEAESADLRVAFDRRLKLEFHGSKVTSDAGLLAFRELDDALGLTEMAGQVLADSRTGKNHRHTMIAQFRQSVFGRLAGYEDVNDADRLGHDPAMRWIVGGRAVTKEAASTSQMGRFEIEVLTGKANLTALADLSGQWIDAVHARRPTDVVVLDMDSSVSPTHGEQEGTAYNGHFGCTCYHPLFVFNQFGDLERCALRSGNVHSADDWRSVLEPVVGRYRDRTKRRFFRGDAAFALPDLYDYLEAEGYKYTIRLKANAVLQGHVAHLLKRPVGRPPKHVQRFYASFSYQAKSWNRKRRVVAKVEWHPGELYLRVGFIVTNLTRPAPRVVAFYNQRGTAEQYIKEGKNAVKWTRLSCRTMKANAVRLQLHALAYNLSNFLRTLALPDEMESWSLTTIREKVVKIGAKVIAHARYAIFQMAEVTVPRDLFRRILDMIDALRPREPAPC; from the coding sequence ATGGAGATGGCGGCGGGTGAAGCGGAATCGGCTGATCTTCGGGTCGCCTTCGACCGCCGTCTGAAGCTGGAATTCCACGGTTCCAAGGTCACGTCCGACGCCGGGTTGCTCGCCTTCCGTGAACTCGATGATGCCCTCGGTTTGACCGAGATGGCCGGGCAGGTGCTGGCCGACAGCAGGACCGGCAAGAACCACCGCCACACCATGATCGCCCAGTTCCGGCAGTCAGTGTTCGGTCGGCTTGCCGGGTACGAAGATGTCAACGACGCCGACCGCCTCGGCCATGATCCGGCGATGCGCTGGATCGTCGGCGGTCGGGCAGTGACCAAGGAAGCCGCGTCCACCAGCCAGATGGGGCGGTTCGAGATCGAGGTGCTGACCGGCAAGGCCAACCTCACCGCCCTGGCCGACCTTTCGGGGCAATGGATCGACGCCGTTCATGCCCGCCGCCCGACCGATGTGGTGGTGCTGGACATGGACAGCAGCGTCAGTCCCACCCACGGCGAGCAGGAGGGCACCGCCTACAACGGCCACTTCGGCTGCACCTGCTACCACCCGCTGTTCGTCTTCAACCAGTTCGGCGACCTCGAACGCTGCGCCCTTCGCTCCGGCAACGTCCACAGCGCCGACGACTGGCGCTCGGTGCTGGAGCCGGTGGTGGGGCGGTATCGGGACAGGACCAAGCGGCGATTCTTCCGGGGCGATGCGGCCTTCGCCCTGCCCGACCTGTACGACTACCTGGAGGCCGAGGGCTACAAGTACACTATCCGCCTCAAAGCCAACGCGGTCCTCCAGGGCCACGTCGCCCATCTGCTCAAGCGTCCGGTCGGTCGTCCACCCAAGCATGTCCAGCGGTTCTACGCCAGCTTCAGCTATCAGGCCAAGTCATGGAACCGGAAACGCCGCGTGGTCGCCAAGGTCGAATGGCATCCCGGCGAACTGTATCTCCGCGTCGGCTTCATCGTCACCAACCTGACCCGCCCGGCCCCTCGTGTCGTCGCCTTCTACAACCAGCGTGGCACGGCGGAGCAGTACATCAAGGAGGGCAAGAATGCGGTGAAGTGGACCCGCCTGTCCTGTCGCACCATGAAGGCCAACGCCGTCCGGCTCCAGCTTCACGCGCTGGCCTACAACCTGTCCAACTTCCTGCGCACCCTGGCCCTGCCGGACGAAATGGAAAGCTGGTCACTGACCACCATCCGCGAAAAGGTGGTCAAGATCGGCGCGAAGGTGATCGCCCACGCCCGCTACGCCATCTTCCAGATGGCCGAGGTCACTGTGCCGCGCGACCTGTTCCGGCGCATCCTCGACATGATCGACGCTCTGCGACCAAGAGAGCCAGCGCCATGCTGA
- a CDS encoding Tll0287-like domain-containing protein, which yields MTSAAQPNAAISVLSFRRLMVGSAALWTAAVLLSFWMAAENERQQAVRLAVQEARTSVQTDIGFRHWVASHGGVYVAPDAQTSPNPYLNVPDRDVVTTNGKHLTLMNPAYVLRQLMQSGFVAKGRITSMKPLNPENAPDEWEHQALLLLEQGETEVTEKVLSNGKAAVRVMAPIRVEQSCLTCHGDQGYKVGDLRGGIDVTIPLEKSNEIASTEIKRLALNHAIFWALVMSGIGLMWGIGKSHIRKHELLTIRHLITQFSIERAEEPVYWINESGLISYVNDSACSLLGYDEREMLNLHASELNPDHPREKWAEHWRSLKEERFLRFDATLKRKDGSTLPVEISANYLSHEGQEFDVAFVRARISQMTSQSRDV from the coding sequence ATGACCTCCGCTGCACAACCAAATGCTGCAATTTCAGTTTTATCATTTCGAAGGCTAATGGTTGGGTCTGCTGCATTATGGACAGCGGCAGTCTTGCTTTCGTTTTGGATGGCGGCTGAAAACGAAAGGCAGCAAGCAGTGCGTTTGGCAGTTCAAGAGGCACGAACCAGCGTGCAAACAGATATTGGTTTCCGCCATTGGGTCGCATCTCATGGTGGAGTATATGTGGCTCCTGACGCCCAAACTTCCCCAAACCCGTATTTGAATGTCCCCGACCGTGATGTTGTAACCACGAACGGCAAACACCTGACCTTGATGAATCCTGCATACGTGCTGCGTCAACTGATGCAGTCGGGATTTGTTGCCAAGGGACGAATTACGAGCATGAAGCCCCTCAATCCGGAGAACGCCCCGGATGAATGGGAGCATCAGGCTCTTCTGCTTTTGGAGCAGGGTGAGACAGAGGTAACTGAAAAGGTTCTGAGCAACGGAAAAGCGGCTGTCCGTGTTATGGCACCAATCCGCGTCGAGCAATCCTGCCTAACTTGTCACGGCGATCAGGGCTACAAGGTTGGCGACCTGCGAGGAGGTATTGATGTCACCATTCCATTGGAGAAATCCAATGAAATTGCGTCAACGGAGATCAAAAGATTAGCTTTAAACCATGCAATCTTCTGGGCTCTGGTGATGTCTGGAATTGGCTTGATGTGGGGCATAGGTAAATCACATATTCGGAAGCATGAATTATTAACTATACGGCATTTAATAACTCAATTCTCAATAGAGCGAGCGGAGGAACCTGTTTACTGGATTAATGAATCTGGGTTGATTTCATATGTGAATGATTCTGCATGTTCGCTTTTAGGTTATGATGAGAGAGAGATGTTGAATCTACATGCATCTGAATTAAATCCGGACCACCCTCGTGAAAAATGGGCGGAGCATTGGCGTTCTTTAAAAGAAGAAAGATTCCTGCGATTTGATGCAACTTTGAAACGCAAAGACGGATCGACGCTTCCGGTCGAAATATCGGCAAACTACCTCTCCCATGAGGGGCAGGAATTTGATGTGGCTTTTGTTCGAGCCCGGATTTCCCAGATGACCTCCCAGTCTCGTGACGTCTGA
- a CDS encoding bacteriohemerythrin, which produces MNQTNPLPEWTDDLSVNVEIIDEDHQAFFRLAALMSDVTSTPDNDQPYLIETSINILEEYIEGHFLREQKAMAKADYAYLVEQSRRTTPLPTE; this is translated from the coding sequence ATGAACCAGACCAATCCGCTCCCCGAATGGACCGATGATTTATCCGTGAACGTCGAAATTATCGACGAAGATCATCAGGCGTTCTTTCGCTTGGCAGCTCTGATGAGCGACGTGACCTCCACGCCCGACAACGATCAGCCCTACCTCATCGAAACCTCCATCAATATCCTCGAGGAATATATCGAGGGGCACTTCCTGCGCGAGCAAAAGGCCATGGCCAAGGCCGACTACGCCTATCTGGTCGAGCAATCGCGGCGCACGACGCCTTTGCCGACCGAGTAA
- a CDS encoding helix-turn-helix transcriptional regulator, producing MGTEKGVPSPETDSARDAKMAEILEKMRVLLTGEQPQAAPRAPEPPKSTPVAEPPKPCAPAAVSDRDQFPHTVADRLMAGQSPVQVYREYRGMTRESLARTAGISLETLAALEAGFDMIVLRKIAEALKINVRRLL from the coding sequence ATGGGCACGGAAAAGGGGGTGCCTTCACCGGAAACGGACAGTGCGCGGGACGCCAAGATGGCGGAAATTCTCGAAAAGATGCGCGTCCTGCTGACCGGGGAGCAGCCGCAGGCGGCACCGCGCGCGCCCGAACCTCCGAAGTCCACCCCCGTTGCCGAGCCCCCAAAGCCCTGCGCCCCCGCCGCCGTGAGCGATCGGGATCAGTTCCCCCACACGGTGGCGGACCGGTTGATGGCCGGGCAAAGCCCGGTCCAAGTCTATCGCGAATACCGCGGCATGACCCGCGAGTCCCTGGCTCGGACGGCGGGAATCAGCCTCGAAACGCTGGCCGCCCTGGAAGCCGGGTTTGACATGATCGTGCTGCGCAAGATCGCCGAAGCCCTGAAGATCAACGTCCGGCGGCTGCTTTAG
- the mamW gene encoding magnetosome protein MamW, whose product MLTAIIAGILLFLFGVLIKGVFAHAMVILVAWLAKNGLLLAFLRTRFGRRVVRNARFRTYAQVGPGSGRRRAYQVFKRMAGAERATVRVLTRVRDGFALMIRRRPNTAVVPHRKNPS is encoded by the coding sequence ATGCTGACAGCGATCATCGCCGGTATTTTATTGTTTCTGTTCGGAGTTCTCATCAAAGGCGTGTTCGCGCACGCCATGGTGATTCTCGTCGCCTGGTTGGCCAAGAACGGCCTGCTGCTGGCCTTTCTCCGGACCCGTTTCGGGCGTCGCGTGGTCCGGAACGCACGGTTCAGAACCTATGCCCAGGTAGGGCCGGGCAGCGGACGGCGGCGAGCCTATCAGGTCTTCAAGCGGATGGCGGGGGCCGAGCGGGCGACGGTTCGCGTCCTGACCCGGGTGCGCGATGGTTTCGCCCTGATGATCCGCCGCCGCCCCAATACGGCGGTGGTGCCGCACCGCAAGAATCCGTCTTGA